The genome window TTCTGATAAGATAGTCCTTAACTTTATGAGCTAATCGTTGTGGGAGGCTCGCCAATTTAATTGTACTTTTCTCCTTTAGTTTTGTTAAATCATCTTTTAACTCGGGATAAGAGATTGCTTGGAGTGAAATAGTGATAACATGTTGCACGCCAGTGCCAAATACTTCAGCGCCAACGCTTATCGTAAGTTCTTCGCGTATACCGGGCTTCAAGGAAACGATTAATGCATCAATTTTTTTCTCAAGCCCACTCGTACGAATGTGAGCAGGGATTTTACCCAAAACAATATTAATCAAATTAATCCTATCTTCTATGTAAGTTTCTGCTTTTGCTTTTTCGAGCAATTCACATGCCACTCCCCTCTCTTCGCCAGGTATTTTGTCACAAATATCAGATACAACAATCAGTAAATTCTCTACTCCTTTTTCGAGATCTATTGAATCTTCGACAAGTAAGAGATTCTTACCTATCTGGTTGATCTCATATCCCACATTTTCAAGCGAGGTACCCCTCGTCAGTCTACAAACCTCCACTGCTTTCTGGTAAATTTCTCTTACTATCTCCTTTATTCTTTGGTCGATTATTGGAACGCTCCTCCTAAGTAGTGCCGTTGCGCCTGGTGCTTTAACCTCCGTGGTTTCGAGAAGTTTTGCAGCTTGATCGCAGTGTTGTTTACAAAGATCTAGATGTTTCTTTATTTCGTCTAGATCCTTTTTTTGTGCGTCTTGAACTTCTCTAAGTGCACCCGCGAGGTTTTCAACCGCTTCGAGGAGTTTCTCTTTGCTCTCCGAACCTTCCGCTGCACGTTTCGCCTCGACAAGATAGTTCTGTACTTCAGTTTCAGCGTCCGGTTTCTTGAAGGTTACCGTGTAGAACGAGCGGTAAAAAGGGAGACAGAATCTGGCCGGGTTGCTATAAGTCACCGCTTCTCGTGATGATGCTTCGAAAAATGCAATAGCGTTTTCTATCTCTTTCCTGAACGCATCTTCGGTTTCTGCCTCTGTTGCTTTGAATATGGATACCCTACCCAGAGCATGATTTGCAGATACTCGTACCTTGCTGTACTTGTCTCTGGTCAGCCGATGGAGGTCGGCCCACGCCTGTCTTTTGTCAGGGACATGCTGAAATGCCAAGCCCAGCGATTCTGCTGCTCTCCACTGTACATCGCTGTTCGCGTCCCGGGTCAACCGATGGAGGTCTTCCCACGCCTGCCTTTTATCGGGGACATGTGGAAATGCCGTGCCCAGTGCTCCTGCAGCTTCCCTCCGTATATCGCTGTTCGTGTTCCGTGTCAACCGATGGAGGTCTTCCCACGCCTGCCTTTTATCGGGGACATGTGGAAATGCCGTGCCCAGTGCTCTTGTAATACTCCACTTTACATCGCTTTTCGCGTCTCGGATTAACCGAACAAGGTCGGCCCACGCCTCTTCCTTATCAGGGACATGCGGAAATGCCGTGCCCAGTACTTTTGCAGCTTCCCACCGTATAAAGTTCACGTCCCGGGTTAACCGAACAAGGTCGGCCTACGCCTCTTCCTTATCAGGAACGTGTGGAAATGCGGAGCCCAGCGCTTCTGCAGCTGTCATTCGTACATAGCGGGACTTGTCCCCAGTCAACCGATGGAGGTCGGCCCACGCTTGCATTTTGTCTCTCAGAACTGAAAAGTTACTGCCTAGTCGTTTTGCTGCTTTTTGGCGTTCTTCGGCGTTATCGCTCAGGGTTTTCCGGTGAATCTTTGCCTGATCGATCCTCATTATGCCTCTTATCTTAACTAGAACTGACGTTTGTTAAATCTGTTTCGATTGCTCAT of Methanomicrobia archaeon contains these proteins:
- a CDS encoding HEAT repeat domain-containing protein, with translation MNFIRWEAAKVLGTAFPHVPDKEEAWADLVRLIRDAKSDVKWSITRALGTAFPHVPDKRQAWEDLHRLTRNTNSDIRREAAGALGTAFPHVPDKRQAWEDLHRLTRDANSDVQWRAAESLGLAFQHVPDKRQAWADLHRLTRDKYSKVRVSANHALGRVSIFKATEAETEDAFRKEIENAIAFFEASSREAVTYSNPARFCLPFYRSFYTVTFKKPDAETEVQNYLVEAKRAAEGSESKEKLLEAVENLAGALREVQDAQKKDLDEIKKHLDLCKQHCDQAAKLLETTEVKAPGATALLRRSVPIIDQRIKEIVREIYQKAVEVCRLTRGTSLENVGYEINQIGKNLLLVEDSIDLEKGVENLLIVVSDICDKIPGEERGVACELLEKAKAETYIEDRINLINIVLGKIPAHIRTSGLEKKIDALIVSLKPGIREELTISVGAEVFGTGVQHVITISLQAISYPELKDDLTKLKEKSTIKLASLPQRLAHKVKDYLIRTKKEDFLE